TTCTAATACACGTGGAGACGCGAGGGAATCGCAGCTTTTTTCGTTGTACAGAAAGAAAAAACGGAACCTTTTAGGTTCCGTTTTTATTTATTTTAGAAGAGATATCTGCGGTAGGCGACGCTGGAGACGATTCCCAAGCCCGCCATGGTGGTCAGCATGGATGAGCCTCCGTAACTGAGTAGAGGCAGCGGGACACCCACGATGGGGAGGAGTCCGATAACCATTCCGATATTTACGAACATATGCCAGAAGACGTAACAGAGAACGCCGACGGTGAGCAGCGCCCCGAATTTATCGCGAGCATTGGAAGCGATGCGCACCCCTGTGATGAAAAGGAATGCGAAAAGTCCCATCACGGCGATAGAGCCGACGAAGCCGTGTTCTTCGCTGAGCACGGAATAAATAAAGTCCGTGTGACGCTCCGGCAGGAATTCAAGTTGGGATTGAGTTCCTTTCATAAAACCTTTTCCAAAGAAGCGGCCCGAGCCTACGGCGATTTTAGATTGAATGCTGTTATATCCCGTTCCGCGCGGATCGCTTGTCGGTGACAAGAATGTGAGGACGCGGTTCTTTTGGTAGTCATGCAGAACGAACTTCCACGCGATCGGCAAGGCAATAATCCCCAAAACAATCGCAGAAACCATGATAATGCGTTTCACCTTGGCGAAGATCAGCATCGAGCCACCGATAGCAGCTAACATCATCGCGGTTCCCAAGTCGGGCTGTTCAACGACGAACACAAAGGGAATTCCCAAAACAATCAATGGAACGAACATCTCTTTAAAGCCCATGCCCGCGCCCAACGAATTGCGGGTCGCAAGGATTTTCGCCATCAGCATGATCAGTGCAAGTTTCATTGTTTCCGAAGGCTGGTAACGGAAAAAACCCAGGTCAATCCAACGTTGAGCACCCAGAGCGACTTTACCGAAGAAGGTCACGTAAATAATCGCGCCCAGATTCAGAACATAGATAACGATAGCGATCCTGCTCACGATCGAATAATCAAGCAGCGTCATCACCAGGAACACGGTCCAGCCGACAATCAACCACATGATTTGGGAGATAAACAAGGACGCGACGTCCGTGGACGTTGGGCCGTGGGTGGCACTGTAGAGATTGATCAAGCCAATCACGTTCAGGGCCAAAATCACGATCATTAAATTGATATCTAATTTTTTGAAAAGAGTTCTTTCCTCGACATGCAAAGATGTAAACACTCTTATTCTCCTTCCGCAGGTTCAGGGACAACGACAGGAGCTGTCGCTCTTTTGCCGCCTTTGGCTTTGAGTGCGGCCTCAATAACCTCAGGATGATATTTTTGGAAGTAAGCTTGCACGATATCGCGAACGATCGGCGCGGCGCCGGTACTTCCGTGGCAAGAGTGCTCTGCCAGAGCAGCAATTGTGATTTCAGGATTTTGTGCGGGCGCGAAAGCCACGAACCAACCGTGGTGGCGCATGTGAATAGGGCGGCCTTCACACTTCGCATAG
This region of Bdellovibrio sp. 22V genomic DNA includes:
- the rodA gene encoding rod shape-determining protein RodA, which codes for MFTSLHVEERTLFKKLDINLMIVILALNVIGLINLYSATHGPTSTDVASLFISQIMWLIVGWTVFLVMTLLDYSIVSRIAIVIYVLNLGAIIYVTFFGKVALGAQRWIDLGFFRYQPSETMKLALIMLMAKILATRNSLGAGMGFKEMFVPLIVLGIPFVFVVEQPDLGTAMMLAAIGGSMLIFAKVKRIIMVSAIVLGIIALPIAWKFVLHDYQKNRVLTFLSPTSDPRGTGYNSIQSKIAVGSGRFFGKGFMKGTQSQLEFLPERHTDFIYSVLSEEHGFVGSIAVMGLFAFLFITGVRIASNARDKFGALLTVGVLCYVFWHMFVNIGMVIGLLPIVGVPLPLLSYGGSSMLTTMAGLGIVSSVAYRRYLF